From one Sphingomonas xanthus genomic stretch:
- the lpdA gene encoding dihydrolipoyl dehydrogenase, giving the protein MADFDFDVLVIGAGPGGYVAAIRAAQLGLKTACAEGRDTLGGTCLNVGCIPSKAMLHASEYFDAAANGAMAKMGIKVEPELDLEAMHGQRRTAVKQLTGGIEMLFRKNKVEWLKGYAAFTGANSVTVGDRTVTAKNIVIATGSSVTPLPGVEVDQKVVVDSTGALELPKVPEHMVVIGGGVIGLELGSVWRRLGARVTCVEFLDQILPGMDGDVRKEANKIFKKQGIEFRLGTKVTGVSVDGGKASLTLEPAKGGDAETLEADCVLVSIGRRPNTDGLGLDKIGLELNQRRQIEIDHDFRTKVAGVWAIGDVVPGPMLAHKAEDEGIAVAENIAGLTGIVNHDIIPSVVYTMPEIAGVGLTEEQAKEGGAEIKVGKFPMLANSRAKTNHEPDGFVKVIADAKTDRVLGVWCIASVAGTMIAQAAQAMEFGATSEDIAYTCHAHPTHSEALKEAAMAVTGKPIHI; this is encoded by the coding sequence ATGGCTGATTTCGATTTCGACGTTCTGGTAATCGGCGCCGGTCCCGGCGGCTATGTCGCGGCGATCCGCGCCGCGCAACTGGGCCTTAAGACTGCCTGCGCCGAAGGCCGCGATACACTTGGCGGCACATGCCTCAACGTCGGCTGTATCCCTTCGAAGGCGATGCTCCATGCGTCGGAATATTTTGACGCCGCGGCCAATGGCGCGATGGCCAAGATGGGCATCAAGGTCGAACCGGAGCTCGACCTCGAAGCGATGCACGGCCAGCGCAGGACTGCGGTGAAGCAACTGACCGGCGGCATAGAAATGCTGTTCCGGAAAAACAAGGTCGAATGGTTGAAAGGCTATGCCGCCTTCACCGGCGCCAACAGCGTCACGGTGGGAGACCGCACCGTGACCGCCAAGAACATCGTCATTGCCACGGGGTCCTCGGTTACGCCGCTGCCCGGGGTCGAGGTCGACCAGAAGGTGGTGGTCGATTCGACGGGTGCGCTAGAACTGCCCAAAGTGCCGGAACATATGGTCGTCATCGGCGGCGGCGTGATCGGGCTGGAGCTTGGCTCGGTCTGGCGGCGGCTGGGCGCCCGGGTGACCTGCGTCGAATTCCTCGACCAGATCCTGCCGGGCATGGACGGCGACGTCCGCAAGGAAGCCAACAAGATTTTCAAGAAGCAGGGCATCGAGTTCAGGCTTGGCACCAAGGTCACGGGCGTCAGCGTCGATGGCGGCAAGGCCAGCCTGACGCTGGAACCGGCCAAGGGCGGCGATGCCGAAACGCTCGAGGCCGACTGCGTCCTGGTGTCGATCGGGCGCAGGCCCAACACCGACGGCCTCGGCCTCGACAAGATCGGGCTGGAATTGAACCAGCGCCGTCAGATCGAGATCGATCATGACTTCCGCACCAAAGTGGCGGGCGTTTGGGCGATCGGCGACGTCGTTCCCGGACCGATGCTTGCCCACAAGGCCGAGGACGAGGGCATCGCGGTCGCCGAGAATATCGCTGGCCTGACCGGTATCGTGAACCATGATATCATCCCCTCGGTGGTTTACACGATGCCGGAAATCGCCGGGGTCGGCCTCACCGAGGAACAGGCCAAGGAAGGCGGCGCCGAGATCAAGGTCGGGAAATTTCCGATGCTCGCCAACAGCCGCGCCAAGACCAATCATGAGCCCGACGGGTTCGTGAAGGTCATCGCCGACGCCAAGACCGACCGGGTGCTGGGCGTGTGGTGTATCGCCAGCGTCGCCGGGACGATGATTGCCCAGGCCGCGCAGGCGATGGAGTTCGGCGCGACCAGTGAAGACATCGCCTACACCTGTCACGCCCACCCGACCCATTCGGAGGCGCTCAAGGAAGCGGCCATGGCGGTGACCGGAAAGCCCATTCACATCTAG
- the groL gene encoding chaperonin GroEL (60 kDa chaperone family; promotes refolding of misfolded polypeptides especially under stressful conditions; forms two stacked rings of heptamers to form a barrel-shaped 14mer; ends can be capped by GroES; misfolded proteins enter the barrel where they are refolded when GroES binds) produces the protein MAAKDVKFSRDARERIMKGVDILADAVKVTLGPKGRNVVIDKSFGAPRITKDGVSVAKEIELKDKFENMGAQMLREVASKTNDIAGDGTTTATVLAQAIVREGMKSVAAGMNPMDLKRGIDLAVAKVVEDLKGRSKPVQGSNEIAQVGIISANGDVEVGQKIAEAMDKVGKEGVITVEEAKGLEFELDVVEGMQFDRGYLSPYFITNPEKMQVELSDPYILIHEKKLSNLQAMLPILEAVVQSGRPLLIIAEDIEGEALATLVVNKLRGGLKVAAVKAPGFGDRRKAMLEDIAILTGGEMISEDLGIKLENVTTAMLGTAKRVTIDKDNTTIVDGAGTREAIEARTGAIRQQIDNTSSDYDREKLQERLAKLAGGVAVIKVGGATEVEVKERKDRVDDALHATRAAVEEGIVPGGGTALLYATKALDGLKGANDDQTRGVDIVRKAIESPLRQIAQNAGVDGAVVAGNLLREGDQTIGFNAATDTYENLVSAGVVDPTKVVRTALQDAASVAGLLITTEATIAELPDDKPAMPMGGGMGGMGGMDF, from the coding sequence ATGGCAGCCAAGGACGTGAAATTCTCGCGCGATGCGCGTGAGCGGATTATGAAGGGCGTCGACATCCTCGCCGATGCCGTCAAGGTGACGCTCGGCCCCAAGGGCCGCAACGTCGTCATCGACAAGAGCTTCGGTGCGCCGCGCATCACCAAGGACGGCGTCAGCGTCGCCAAGGAAATCGAGCTTAAGGACAAGTTTGAGAACATGGGCGCGCAGATGCTGCGCGAAGTTGCCTCGAAGACCAACGACATCGCCGGTGACGGCACCACCACCGCGACCGTCCTCGCCCAGGCGATCGTTCGCGAAGGGATGAAGTCGGTTGCCGCCGGCATGAACCCGATGGACTTGAAGCGCGGCATCGATCTTGCCGTTGCCAAGGTGGTCGAGGATCTTAAGGGCCGCTCGAAGCCGGTCCAGGGTTCGAATGAAATCGCCCAAGTCGGCATCATTTCGGCCAATGGCGACGTCGAAGTCGGCCAGAAGATCGCAGAAGCGATGGACAAGGTCGGCAAGGAAGGCGTTATCACTGTCGAGGAAGCCAAGGGTCTCGAGTTCGAGCTCGACGTCGTCGAAGGCATGCAGTTCGACCGCGGCTACCTGTCGCCTTACTTCATCACCAACCCGGAAAAGATGCAGGTCGAGCTGAGCGACCCCTACATCCTCATCCATGAAAAGAAGCTGTCGAACCTGCAGGCGATGCTCCCGATTCTGGAAGCGGTCGTCCAATCGGGTCGTCCGCTGCTGATCATCGCCGAGGATATCGAAGGCGAAGCGCTTGCGACCCTGGTCGTCAACAAGCTGCGCGGCGGCCTCAAGGTTGCTGCGGTCAAGGCCCCAGGCTTTGGCGATCGTCGCAAGGCGATGCTTGAAGATATCGCCATCCTGACCGGCGGCGAGATGATCTCGGAAGACCTCGGCATCAAGCTCGAGAATGTCACCACCGCGATGCTCGGCACCGCCAAGCGCGTCACCATCGACAAGGACAACACCACCATCGTCGATGGCGCGGGCACCCGCGAAGCGATCGAGGCCCGGACCGGCGCCATCCGTCAGCAGATCGACAACACCAGCAGCGATTATGACCGCGAGAAGCTGCAGGAGCGTCTGGCCAAGCTTGCCGGCGGCGTTGCGGTGATCAAGGTTGGCGGTGCCACCGAAGTCGAAGTGAAAGAGCGTAAGGACCGCGTCGACGACGCGCTTCACGCGACTCGCGCTGCGGTCGAGGAAGGCATCGTTCCGGGCGGCGGTACCGCGCTGCTCTATGCCACCAAGGCTCTCGACGGCCTCAAGGGCGCTAACGACGACCAGACCCGCGGCGTGGACATCGTCCGCAAGGCGATTGAATCGCCGCTTCGCCAGATCGCCCAGAACGCGGGCGTCGATGGCGCGGTCGTTGCCGGCAACCTGCTGCGCGAAGGCGATCAGACGATCGGCTTCAACGCTGCGACCGACACCTATGAAAATCTGGTCTCGGCCGGCGTCGTCGACCCGACCAAGGTTGTCCGCACGGCGCTTCAGGACGCGGCTTCGGTCGCTGGCCTGCTGATCACCACCGAAGCGACCATCGCCGAATTGCCGGACGACAAGCCGGCAATGCCGATGGGCGGCGGCATGGGCGGCATGGGCGGAATGGATTTCTAA
- the groES gene encoding co-chaperone GroES, protein MSFRPLHDRVLVRRVEAEEKSAGGIIIPDSAKEKPQEGEVVAVGNGARADDGKVTPLDVKAGDRILFGKWSGTEVKIAGEDLIIMKESDILGIVG, encoded by the coding sequence ATGTCATTCAGGCCGCTTCATGACCGTGTCCTCGTCCGCCGCGTCGAGGCCGAAGAAAAGAGCGCTGGGGGGATCATCATTCCCGATTCTGCCAAGGAAAAGCCGCAAGAGGGCGAAGTCGTCGCCGTCGGCAACGGCGCCCGCGCCGATGACGGCAAGGTCACGCCGCTGGACGTCAAGGCTGGCGACCGGATCCTGTTCGGTAAATGGTCGGGCACCGAGGTGAAGATCGCCGGTGAAGACCTGATCATCATGAAGGAAAGCGACATCCTGGGGATCGTCGGCTGA
- the odhB gene encoding 2-oxoglutarate dehydrogenase complex dihydrolipoyllysine-residue succinyltransferase, translating into MATDVKVPALGESITEGTLAQWLKKPGEQVAVDEPIASLETDKVSVEVPSPVAGTLAEQLFAEGDTVEVGAIIARIGKGDGQGAAQPAPAKEDGSVNPAGPAETPMPRGDEHAPVADSNAPADLTLSPAVRRAVLEHHVDPSKISGTGKDGRITKDDVLAAAKAKDGNRAEPAAAAEPPRASAAAAGASGRERREERVKMSRLRQTIASRLKEAQNTAALLTTFNDVDMSAVMDARGRYKDLFEKKHGIRLGFMSFFVKAAALAARDVPSVNARIEGDEIVYADYLDVSVAVSAPKGLVVPVIRSADAMSFAEIEKTIADFGKRAKDGSLGMDEMKGGTFTISNGGVFGSLLSTPIINPPQSAVLGLHRIEERPVVRDGQVVVRPMMYLALSYDHRLIDGREAVTFLVRIKEAIEDPTRLLIDL; encoded by the coding sequence ATGGCCACCGATGTTAAGGTTCCCGCGCTGGGCGAATCGATTACCGAAGGCACGCTCGCGCAATGGCTCAAGAAGCCGGGTGAACAGGTCGCGGTCGACGAGCCGATCGCCAGCCTGGAAACCGACAAAGTGTCGGTCGAGGTGCCCTCGCCGGTCGCCGGGACGCTTGCCGAACAGCTCTTTGCCGAAGGCGACACGGTCGAAGTGGGCGCGATCATCGCGCGCATCGGCAAAGGCGATGGCCAGGGCGCCGCGCAACCCGCGCCCGCCAAGGAAGATGGCAGCGTCAACCCCGCCGGCCCGGCCGAAACCCCGATGCCGCGGGGCGACGAACATGCGCCAGTCGCGGACTCGAATGCGCCTGCCGATCTGACGCTTTCGCCGGCCGTGCGTCGCGCCGTGCTCGAACATCATGTCGATCCGTCGAAGATTTCGGGCACCGGCAAGGACGGACGGATCACCAAGGACGATGTGCTGGCCGCGGCCAAGGCCAAGGACGGCAATCGCGCCGAGCCCGCGGCGGCGGCCGAGCCGCCCCGCGCTTCCGCCGCCGCAGCGGGCGCTTCCGGACGCGAGCGCCGCGAGGAACGCGTCAAGATGAGCCGGCTTCGCCAGACCATCGCTAGCCGCCTCAAGGAAGCCCAGAACACCGCCGCGCTGCTGACCACCTTCAACGACGTCGACATGTCGGCGGTGATGGATGCGCGCGGCCGCTACAAGGATTTGTTCGAGAAGAAGCATGGCATTCGCCTCGGCTTCATGAGCTTCTTCGTGAAGGCCGCCGCGCTTGCCGCGCGCGATGTCCCATCGGTCAATGCCCGGATCGAGGGCGACGAGATTGTCTATGCCGACTATCTCGACGTGTCGGTCGCGGTCTCCGCGCCCAAGGGGCTGGTGGTGCCGGTGATTCGCTCGGCCGACGCGATGAGCTTCGCCGAGATCGAGAAGACCATCGCCGACTTCGGCAAGCGGGCCAAGGACGGCAGCCTTGGCATGGACGAAATGAAGGGCGGCACGTTCACCATTTCCAACGGCGGCGTGTTCGGATCGCTATTGTCGACCCCGATCATCAACCCGCCCCAGTCGGCGGTCCTCGGCCTCCACCGCATCGAGGAGCGCCCCGTGGTTCGCGACGGCCAAGTCGTGGTACGGCCGATGATGTATCTGGCGCTGAGCTACGATCATCGCCTCATCGACGGCCGCGAAGCGGTCACTTTCCTGGTTCGCATCAAGGAAGCGATCGAGGACCCGACCCGCCTGCTGATCGACCTGTAA
- a CDS encoding MATE family efflux transporter → MNRAPHSRSPWRAELRATLTLAWPLILSNLTMAAIQATDVVLMGWLGARPLAASALGLNLTFAFSLICLGLVTASSPMMATALGARLRSVQDVRRSFRQSLWLVGTITVPVWLVLWNSEPVIRALGQEPALAADARLFLRGYMWSMLPFLLFQAMRNFVAALERPGWVLAISLGAIPLNAMLAYGLIFGRFGLPEWGIFGGGLASSIVWMLQAVLLGLVIVTDRQFRRFHPFGRFWRPDWPRYRRMWRIGLPIGLAMGFEGGVFSAAAYLMGLIDAESVAAHAVALQIAALSFMVPWGLSQAATVRVGRHLGERNRQGIGRAGAVAWVLGVGFMALMALVIWAIPRELMTLFLDDTPQNARVIALGVSFLAIAAIFQIVDGAQVVGAGMLRGLHDTRVPMIFTFVGYWAIGIGAGTWLAFREGWQGQGVWTGLAVGLTIVAILMGWRWMRRDALGLTRTAQ, encoded by the coding sequence ATGAATCGTGCGCCCCATTCCCGATCACCCTGGCGCGCGGAGCTTCGTGCGACGCTGACGCTGGCCTGGCCGCTGATCCTGTCAAACCTCACCATGGCCGCGATCCAGGCGACCGATGTGGTGTTGATGGGCTGGCTCGGAGCGCGGCCGCTGGCGGCGTCGGCGCTAGGGCTCAACCTGACGTTCGCGTTCAGCCTGATCTGCCTCGGTCTCGTCACGGCCTCATCGCCGATGATGGCTACCGCGCTTGGTGCCCGGCTGCGGTCGGTGCAGGACGTGCGCCGCAGTTTCCGCCAATCCCTGTGGTTGGTCGGCACGATCACCGTCCCGGTCTGGCTGGTGCTGTGGAACAGCGAGCCAGTGATCCGCGCGCTGGGACAGGAGCCGGCGCTGGCGGCCGATGCCCGGCTGTTCCTGCGCGGTTACATGTGGTCGATGCTGCCCTTCCTTTTGTTCCAGGCAATGCGCAACTTCGTCGCGGCGCTTGAGCGGCCAGGCTGGGTGCTGGCGATCAGCCTGGGCGCGATTCCGCTCAACGCGATGCTCGCCTATGGCCTCATCTTCGGGCGTTTCGGCCTTCCTGAATGGGGGATTTTTGGCGGCGGACTGGCCAGCTCGATCGTCTGGATGCTCCAGGCGGTCCTGCTTGGGCTGGTGATCGTCACCGACCGGCAGTTTCGCCGCTTCCATCCTTTCGGGCGCTTCTGGCGGCCCGACTGGCCACGGTACCGGCGGATGTGGCGGATCGGCCTGCCGATCGGCCTCGCGATGGGCTTCGAAGGCGGGGTGTTCAGCGCCGCAGCCTATCTGATGGGACTGATCGACGCTGAAAGCGTCGCCGCGCATGCCGTTGCGCTGCAGATCGCGGCCTTATCCTTCATGGTCCCCTGGGGCCTAAGCCAGGCCGCAACCGTGCGGGTGGGGCGTCATCTCGGAGAGCGGAACCGGCAAGGGATCGGGCGCGCGGGCGCCGTCGCCTGGGTCCTTGGGGTGGGCTTCATGGCCCTCATGGCGCTGGTCATCTGGGCCATCCCGCGTGAGCTGATGACGCTGTTTCTCGACGACACCCCGCAGAACGCTCGGGTCATCGCGCTCGGCGTGTCCTTCCTTGCGATCGCGGCGATCTTCCAGATCGTCGACGGCGCCCAGGTCGTCGGCGCGGGCATGTTGCGCGGCCTTCACGATACGCGCGTACCGATGATCTTCACCTTCGTTGGATATTGGGCGATCGGCATCGGTGCCGGCACCTGGCTGGCCTTCCGGGAAGGCTGGCAAGGGCAGGGGGTCTGGACTGGGCTTGCGGTTGGGCTGACGATCGTCGCGATCCTGATGGGCTGGCGCTGGATGCGCCGGGACGCGCTTGGCCTCACCCGCACCGCGCAATAA
- the sppA gene encoding signal peptide peptidase SppA encodes MRFVRAVWKLLVGIKDGLVLIAMLMFFGVLYAALSARPDPISDGVLAMDLDGVLVEQAARPDPFAAALGGGSIMREFELRDLVAVLDEAKSDDRVKAVALDLDGFLGGGQPALSALGEKIREVKAAGKPVIAYATGYTDDRYQLAANASEIWLPSMGLVAVAGPGGNNLYFKGLLDKLGVTANIYRVGTYKSAVEPFMRNDMSPEAKENAQALGDALLETWREDVARARPQATPGLGRMMSDPVAVVQAARGDLAQAALQLKLVDKIGERRAFEARLAELGGTDEDSAHGYKRIKLAAYERAAASPETGPIGVVTIAGEIVDGKAGPGSAGGETIARLIEKGLAEHPLKALVVRVDSPGGSAMASERIRQALLAAKEKKIPVVVSMGSVAASGGYWVATPGDFVFAEPSTVTGSIGVFGVLPSFEGALAKLGVGADGIKTTPLSGEPDLLNGPSPQVNAVIQAGVEQVYAKFLGIVAEARRKSPAEIDRIAQGRVWDGGSARQLGLVDGFGGLDDAVAKAAELAKLAEDERGLTYLEKEDGFADTLIAALTGDSSAGDGSGAPTDTFASLSATPEAMLARIVGDLRSILRGPTIQARCLECPPAAAAARLTRDDRSWLERLLS; translated from the coding sequence ATGCGGTTTGTTCGCGCGGTGTGGAAGCTTCTGGTCGGGATCAAGGATGGATTGGTCCTGATCGCCATGCTGATGTTCTTCGGGGTGCTTTACGCGGCGCTGTCGGCGCGGCCCGACCCGATCAGCGATGGCGTTTTGGCGATGGACCTTGATGGCGTTCTGGTCGAACAGGCGGCCCGGCCCGATCCGTTCGCGGCGGCGCTGGGCGGCGGCAGCATCATGCGCGAATTCGAGCTGCGCGACTTGGTGGCGGTGCTGGACGAGGCCAAGTCGGATGACCGGGTCAAGGCTGTCGCGCTCGACCTGGATGGCTTCCTCGGCGGCGGGCAGCCGGCACTTTCGGCGCTTGGCGAGAAGATTCGCGAAGTGAAGGCCGCGGGCAAGCCGGTGATCGCCTATGCCACCGGCTATACCGACGACCGCTACCAGTTGGCGGCGAACGCGTCCGAAATCTGGCTTCCCTCGATGGGATTGGTGGCGGTTGCCGGTCCGGGCGGCAACAACCTCTATTTCAAGGGCCTCCTCGACAAGCTTGGCGTCACCGCGAACATCTATCGCGTCGGCACCTATAAGTCGGCGGTCGAGCCGTTCATGCGCAACGACATGTCCCCCGAGGCCAAGGAAAATGCCCAGGCACTGGGCGACGCGCTTCTGGAAACCTGGCGCGAGGACGTCGCTAGGGCCCGCCCGCAGGCCACCCCCGGTCTCGGTCGGATGATGAGCGATCCCGTCGCGGTGGTGCAGGCGGCGCGCGGCGACCTGGCGCAAGCCGCGCTTCAGCTCAAGCTGGTCGACAAGATCGGCGAGCGCAGGGCGTTCGAAGCCCGACTAGCGGAGCTTGGCGGCACGGACGAGGATAGTGCTCACGGCTACAAAAGGATCAAGCTAGCGGCCTATGAACGCGCCGCGGCGAGCCCTGAAACTGGGCCGATTGGTGTGGTGACCATTGCCGGAGAGATTGTCGACGGCAAGGCCGGCCCCGGCAGCGCTGGCGGCGAGACAATCGCCAGGCTGATCGAAAAAGGCCTCGCCGAGCACCCGCTCAAGGCGCTGGTGGTCCGGGTTGACAGCCCCGGCGGATCGGCAATGGCCTCGGAAAGGATCCGCCAGGCGTTGCTGGCCGCCAAGGAAAAGAAGATCCCGGTTGTCGTTTCGATGGGATCGGTCGCCGCATCCGGCGGCTATTGGGTGGCGACGCCAGGCGACTTCGTGTTCGCCGAACCGTCCACCGTCACCGGCTCGATCGGCGTGTTCGGCGTTTTGCCGAGCTTCGAAGGGGCACTGGCGAAGCTGGGCGTCGGCGCGGATGGTATCAAGACCACGCCGCTTTCGGGCGAACCGGACTTGCTCAATGGGCCCTCGCCGCAAGTCAATGCGGTAATCCAGGCCGGAGTCGAACAGGTCTATGCCAAGTTCCTCGGCATCGTCGCCGAGGCGCGGCGCAAGTCGCCAGCGGAGATCGACCGGATCGCGCAGGGCAGGGTCTGGGATGGCGGTTCGGCGCGGCAGCTGGGTCTGGTCGATGGCTTCGGCGGGTTGGATGATGCGGTCGCGAAGGCCGCTGAACTGGCGAAGCTGGCCGAAGACGAGCGCGGGCTCACCTATCTTGAGAAAGAGGATGGTTTCGCCGACACGCTCATCGCCGCGCTGACTGGGGACAGTAGCGCAGGTGACGGCAGCGGAGCGCCGACCGACACCTTCGCCTCGCTCAGCGCGACGCCCGAGGCGATGCTGGCGCGGATCGTCGGCGACCTGCGGTCGATCCTGCGCGGGCCGACGATCCAGGCGCGCTGCCTCGAATGTCCGCCGGCGGCGGCCGCGGCACGTCTCACCCGCGATGACCGGAGCTGGCTGGAACGGTTGCTTAGCTAG
- a CDS encoding circumsporozoite protein translates to MKKVALTVAVLALGLAACETKTEEAVENTTVENAVEADVNAADTAVDNALDDAGNAVENAGEAVENAADDADNAM, encoded by the coding sequence ATGAAGAAGGTTGCACTGACCGTTGCGGTCCTCGCGCTCGGCCTGGCCGCGTGCGAAACCAAGACCGAAGAAGCGGTCGAAAACACCACCGTCGAAAACGCCGTCGAAGCCGACGTCAACGCTGCCGACACCGCCGTTGACAACGCCCTCGACGATGCTGGCAATGCGGTCGAGAACGCTGGTGAAGCGGTCGAGAACGCTGCTGACGACGCCGACAACGCGATGTAA